A section of the Sphaerodactylus townsendi isolate TG3544 linkage group LG11, MPM_Stown_v2.3, whole genome shotgun sequence genome encodes:
- the ARL5B gene encoding ADP-ribosylation factor-like protein 5B isoform X1: MGLLFAKLWSLFINQEHKVIIVGLDNAGKTTILYQFLMNEVVHTSPTIGSNVEEIVVKNAHFLMWDIGGQESLRSSWNTYYSNTEFIILVVDSIDRERLSVTKEELYRMLAHEDLRKAAVLIFANKQDMKGCMSAAEISKYLTLSSLKDHPWHIQSCCALTGEGLCQGLEWMTSRIGVK; encoded by the exons ATGGGGCTGCTCTTTGCCAAGCTGTGGAGTCTGTTCATCAATCAGG AGCACAAAGTGATCATTGTGGGACTTGATAATGCCGGGAAGACCACCATTCTGTACCAGTT CTTAATGAATGAGGTGGTTCATACTTCTCCAACTATAGGAAGTAATGTTGAAGAAATAGTAGTAAAAAACGCACACTTTCTCATGTGGGATATTGGAGGACAAGAGTCCTTGCGATCATCCTGGAATACCTATTATTCAAATACAGAG TTTATTATTCTAGTTGTTGACAGCATTGATCGAGAGAGGTTGTCAGTCACAAAAGAAGAACTCTACAGGATGTTGGCACATGAG GATTTGCGGAAAGCTGCCGTTCTTATCTTTGCCAACAAACAGGATATGAAAGGCTGTATGTCGGCTGCTGAAATTTCTAAATACCTCACTCTTAGTTCCCTAAAAGATCACCCGTGGCACATTCAGTCCTGTTGTGCTTTAACAGGAGAAGG ATTGTGTCAAGGTCTAGAATGGATGACATCCCGAATTGGAGTAAAATAA
- the ARL5B gene encoding ADP-ribosylation factor-like protein 5B isoform X2: protein MNEVVHTSPTIGSNVEEIVVKNAHFLMWDIGGQESLRSSWNTYYSNTEFIILVVDSIDRERLSVTKEELYRMLAHEDLRKAAVLIFANKQDMKGCMSAAEISKYLTLSSLKDHPWHIQSCCALTGEGLCQGLEWMTSRIGVK from the exons ATGAATGAGGTGGTTCATACTTCTCCAACTATAGGAAGTAATGTTGAAGAAATAGTAGTAAAAAACGCACACTTTCTCATGTGGGATATTGGAGGACAAGAGTCCTTGCGATCATCCTGGAATACCTATTATTCAAATACAGAG TTTATTATTCTAGTTGTTGACAGCATTGATCGAGAGAGGTTGTCAGTCACAAAAGAAGAACTCTACAGGATGTTGGCACATGAG GATTTGCGGAAAGCTGCCGTTCTTATCTTTGCCAACAAACAGGATATGAAAGGCTGTATGTCGGCTGCTGAAATTTCTAAATACCTCACTCTTAGTTCCCTAAAAGATCACCCGTGGCACATTCAGTCCTGTTGTGCTTTAACAGGAGAAGG ATTGTGTCAAGGTCTAGAATGGATGACATCCCGAATTGGAGTAAAATAA